A portion of the Paenibacillus marchantiae genome contains these proteins:
- a CDS encoding PRC-barrel domain-containing protein: protein MKLQEMIGLAVFDVEDGKQVGKIQDFIVNDDWKIEGIELENKGLFTSHVKIVQWQDIVAYGEDAVMIRNQQAVRKTGADDIKHTYLLGQSKLKEMSVLTEEGLLLGRVSDVYFDQELGNTIIGIEITDGFVSDLIEGRKWLPCTSDMSIGESAIMVPPLSEQRLENAIHSVNG, encoded by the coding sequence ATGAAGCTTCAGGAAATGATCGGACTTGCCGTTTTTGACGTTGAGGATGGAAAGCAGGTCGGTAAAATCCAGGATTTCATTGTGAATGACGATTGGAAAATTGAAGGCATTGAACTTGAAAACAAAGGCCTGTTTACCAGTCATGTCAAAATCGTGCAGTGGCAAGATATCGTTGCCTACGGCGAAGATGCCGTCATGATCCGTAATCAACAGGCTGTCCGCAAAACGGGAGCCGACGACATAAAACACACGTACCTCCTCGGCCAGTCTAAATTGAAGGAGATGTCCGTGCTCACCGAAGAAGGTTTGCTGCTTGGACGTGTCTCTGATGTTTATTTTGACCAGGAGTTGGGAAATACAATAATAGGGATTGAAATTACGGACGGTTTTGTGTCCGATTTGATTGAGGGCCGCAAATGGCTGCCATGTACAAGCGATATGTCTATTGGGGAAAGTGCCATTATGGTGCCGCCGCTGAGTGAACAGCGCTTGGAAAATGCCATTCATTCTGTTAATGGATAG
- a CDS encoding cysteine desulfurase family protein, translating to MKRIYLDHAASTPMHPQVAEAMMKVMTGQYGNASSIHAFGREAKRTVSGARDVIAASLGCFPDELVFTGGGTESDNLAIFGAVSARNERGRHIITTAIEHHAVLHTCQELERQGYDVTYLPVDEYGRIRLEELKDAIRPDTVLITMMYANNEVGTIQPIREIGELARQHDILFHTDAVQALGTQEISCKELPVDLISFSAHKINGPQGVGTLYVRRGIVLEARSHGGLQERQRRAGTENIAGIAGFAEALKISGEQADARREHDLALRSLLLEQLEQHVGLEHFHVNGHPEYTLPNILNISFPEVSTETMLMNLDMEGIAVASGSACTSGSLEVSHVLKAMKLPETFLHSAIRFSWGLGNTTEEIMITAEKIGTILGRLRNRA from the coding sequence ATGAAAAGAATATATTTGGATCACGCCGCATCGACACCTATGCACCCACAAGTCGCGGAAGCGATGATGAAAGTTATGACAGGGCAATATGGCAATGCATCAAGTATCCATGCCTTTGGGCGTGAAGCCAAACGGACCGTCAGTGGAGCAAGGGATGTCATTGCGGCGTCTTTGGGTTGTTTCCCAGATGAACTCGTATTTACCGGAGGCGGCACGGAAAGTGACAATCTGGCGATATTTGGCGCAGTTTCAGCGAGAAATGAACGGGGACGGCACATCATTACAACGGCCATTGAGCATCATGCGGTACTGCATACTTGTCAGGAGTTGGAGCGACAAGGCTATGACGTGACCTATTTGCCTGTAGATGAGTACGGAAGAATACGTTTGGAAGAGCTGAAAGATGCCATCCGGCCAGATACAGTGCTGATCACCATGATGTATGCCAATAATGAAGTGGGTACGATTCAGCCTATCCGCGAAATTGGTGAATTGGCCCGTCAACATGATATTTTGTTCCATACCGATGCAGTTCAGGCTCTTGGCACCCAGGAAATTTCCTGCAAGGAACTGCCTGTGGATCTGATCAGCTTCTCTGCTCATAAAATTAATGGTCCTCAAGGTGTGGGTACACTATATGTACGGCGCGGAATTGTGCTGGAAGCGAGATCTCATGGTGGCCTTCAGGAACGGCAGCGACGGGCGGGTACCGAGAATATAGCGGGTATCGCTGGTTTTGCGGAGGCGTTGAAAATATCAGGAGAACAAGCGGATGCGCGCCGTGAACATGATCTGGCATTGCGATCATTACTTCTGGAACAATTGGAGCAGCATGTAGGGTTGGAGCATTTCCACGTCAACGGACATCCGGAATATACGCTGCCCAATATCCTGAACATCAGCTTTCCGGAAGTTTCCACAGAGACGATGCTCATGAATCTGGATATGGAAGGCATCGCAGTTGCGAGCGGTTCGGCATGTACTTCCGGTTCCCTCGAAGTATCCCATGTACTCAAAGCGATGAAGCTGCCGGAGACATTTTTGCATTCCGCGATTCGTTTTAGCTGGGGGTTGGGTAATACTACGGAAGAAATCATGATAACCGCCGAAAAAATTGGAACCATTCTTGGGCGACTGCGTAATAGAGCCTAA
- the cymR gene encoding cysteine metabolism transcriptional regulator CymR, translating to MKISTKGRYGLTIMMELAARTGEGPTSLKSIAERNQLSEHYLEQLIAPLRNAGLVKSIRGAYGGYILAGDPATVTAGDVIRVLEGPISPVDFTEEDDPAKRDLWLRIRDGIAEVLDSTTLKDLITFQDQEQKDSYMFYI from the coding sequence TTGAAAATATCGACAAAGGGCCGTTATGGGCTCACAATCATGATGGAGCTGGCAGCCAGAACAGGCGAAGGCCCTACATCTTTGAAAAGTATTGCCGAGCGCAACCAGCTCTCGGAGCATTATCTGGAGCAATTGATCGCTCCCCTGCGTAATGCAGGACTGGTCAAGAGTATCCGTGGCGCCTACGGCGGTTACATTCTGGCAGGCGATCCTGCTACCGTAACGGCAGGGGATGTTATTCGTGTACTGGAAGGTCCAATCTCTCCAGTGGATTTCACGGAGGAAGATGATCCGGCGAAGCGCGATTTGTGGTTGCGCATCCGTGATGGCATTGCAGAAGTATTGGATTCAACAACGCTGAAGGATCTGATTACATTCCAGGATCAGGAGCAAAAAGACAGCTACATGTTCTATATCTAA
- the mnmA gene encoding tRNA 2-thiouridine(34) synthase MnmA encodes MSKTIENTRVVVGMSGGVDSSVTALLLKEQGYDVIGIFMKNWDDTDEFGHCTAEEDSEDVRRVCEQIGIPYYTVNFEKEYFDKVFSYFLDEYKSGRTPNPDVMCNREIKFGEFLNKALDLGADYVATGHYARLIEEDGTFKLLRGVDSNKDQTYFLNALNQNQLSKAMFPIGHLPKPEVRKIAEAAGLYTAKKKDSTGVCFIGERNFKEFLSNYLPAKGGDMVDIATGEVKGRHDGLMYYTLGQRQGLGIGGSGNGEPWFVADKDLEKNQLLVVQGDAHASLYSTGLTATGVNWIAGAAHMPNVPFRCTAKFRYRQPDQGVTLTWQEDGSVDVQFDQQQKAITPGQAVVFYDGEVCLGGGTIDQVQKVPVPALQ; translated from the coding sequence ATGTCCAAAACAATTGAAAATACACGGGTCGTCGTTGGCATGTCCGGAGGTGTCGATTCTTCCGTCACCGCACTGCTGCTGAAGGAGCAGGGTTACGATGTCATCGGCATTTTCATGAAAAACTGGGATGACACGGACGAGTTCGGCCACTGTACTGCTGAAGAAGATTCAGAGGACGTACGCCGGGTTTGCGAACAGATCGGCATTCCTTACTACACTGTCAACTTCGAGAAAGAGTACTTTGATAAAGTATTTTCCTATTTCCTTGATGAATATAAGTCGGGTCGGACTCCGAATCCTGATGTCATGTGTAATCGTGAGATCAAATTCGGCGAATTCCTGAACAAAGCACTGGATCTCGGCGCTGATTATGTGGCTACAGGCCACTATGCTCGCCTCATTGAAGAAGATGGAACGTTCAAACTGCTGCGCGGTGTGGACAGTAACAAAGACCAAACGTACTTCCTCAATGCACTGAATCAGAACCAGCTGTCCAAAGCCATGTTCCCGATTGGTCATCTTCCAAAACCGGAAGTGCGCAAGATTGCAGAAGCAGCTGGCCTGTACACCGCGAAGAAAAAAGATAGCACAGGTGTCTGCTTCATCGGCGAGCGCAACTTCAAAGAGTTCCTGAGCAACTATCTTCCTGCCAAAGGTGGAGACATGGTTGATATTGCAACCGGAGAAGTGAAGGGCCGTCATGATGGTCTGATGTACTATACGCTTGGACAACGTCAAGGTCTCGGCATTGGCGGTTCCGGTAATGGTGAACCCTGGTTCGTGGCAGACAAGGATTTGGAGAAAAATCAACTGCTTGTCGTTCAAGGCGATGCACATGCAAGCCTGTATTCAACCGGTCTGACTGCAACAGGTGTAAACTGGATCGCAGGTGCAGCACACATGCCTAACGTACCATTCCGTTGTACCGCCAAATTCCGCTATCGTCAGCCGGATCAGGGTGTAACCCTGACATGGCAAGAAGATGGCAGCGTGGATGTACAGTTTGACCAACAGCAAAAAGCGATCACGCCAGGTCAAGCCGTTGTGTTTTATGATGGAGAAGTGTGTCTCGGCGGCGGAACGATCGATCAGGTTCAAAAAGTGCCTGTACCGGCGCTGCAATAG
- the alaS gene encoding alanine--tRNA ligase has protein sequence MKASEIRSKWIEFFASKGHKIEPSASLVPHNDPSLLWINAGMAPLKPYFDGREKPENPRLANSQKCIRTNDIENVGKTRRHHTFFEMLGNFSIGDYFKEETITWAWEFLTSKEWIGFDPERLSVTVYPEDEEAFKLWNEKVGLPAERIIKLDENFWDIGEGPCGPCTEIFYDRGEAYGNDMNDPEMYPGGENERYLEVWNLVFSQFNHNKDGSYTPLPNKNIDTGAGLERFASILQNVDSNFDTDLFQPMIQRTAALAGVKYNDSVEIDVALKVIADHIRTVAFAVGDGVLPSNEGRGYVIRRLLRRAVRYGKVLGLDRPFLYELTTTVGEVMGMYYPEVVDKQEFIAKVIKTEEERFHETLTDGLAILADISGTAKSEGRTVISGPEAFKLYDTYGFPFDLTEDYAAEHGLTVDREGFDASMQKQRELGRAGRQESESMKVQGGPLADLAVKSEFVGYNDLLTEAKVVAIVAGDALVDSVSEGQTCQVILDKTPFYAESGGQVSDQGLLRGASVTAKVQGLFKAPLGQHVHLVTVESGELRVGDVIKAEVDASKRGDIIKNHTATHLLHKALKDVLGTHVNQAGSLVEPQRLRFDFSHFGSITPEELTEIERQVNEQIWNRLNVNIELKAIDEAKEMGAMALFGEKYGDIVRVVQVGDYSLELCGGCHVNNTSEIGIFKLVSESGIGSGVRRIEAVTGRGAYLYVESQLELLKQSASLLKANVADVPKRIEGLNQQLKEAARETESLQSKLSAMEAGALTDQVVQAGNTQLLAARVDAPNMDALRTVADELKVKLPNAVLVLGAPSDGKVNFVVAVPAEQVKQGLHAGKIVKEVAAVCGGGGGGRPDMAQAGGKDATKLDEALKLAVSLVSGHIA, from the coding sequence ATGAAAGCCAGTGAAATCCGGTCCAAATGGATAGAGTTTTTTGCAAGTAAAGGTCACAAAATCGAGCCAAGCGCATCGCTTGTACCTCATAATGATCCATCCCTTCTGTGGATCAATGCGGGTATGGCACCGTTGAAACCGTATTTTGACGGTCGGGAGAAACCGGAGAATCCACGTCTTGCCAACTCCCAAAAATGTATTCGTACGAACGATATTGAAAATGTCGGCAAAACTCGCCGTCACCATACGTTCTTCGAAATGCTCGGTAACTTCTCCATCGGAGACTATTTCAAGGAAGAGACGATTACTTGGGCATGGGAATTTCTCACAAGCAAAGAATGGATCGGTTTTGATCCGGAACGTCTCTCCGTAACGGTATACCCGGAAGACGAAGAAGCTTTCAAACTGTGGAACGAAAAAGTAGGCTTGCCTGCTGAGCGTATCATCAAACTGGATGAGAACTTCTGGGATATCGGCGAAGGTCCGTGTGGACCTTGTACCGAAATCTTCTATGATCGCGGCGAAGCTTATGGCAACGACATGAATGATCCCGAGATGTATCCAGGCGGGGAAAATGAACGTTACCTCGAAGTATGGAACCTGGTATTCTCCCAGTTCAATCACAACAAGGACGGTAGCTATACACCGCTTCCGAACAAAAATATTGATACAGGCGCAGGTCTGGAACGCTTTGCATCCATTCTGCAAAATGTGGATTCCAACTTTGACACAGATCTGTTCCAACCAATGATTCAAAGAACAGCGGCTCTTGCCGGTGTGAAATATAATGACAGCGTAGAGATTGACGTTGCACTTAAAGTCATTGCCGACCACATTCGGACCGTTGCCTTTGCTGTGGGTGATGGCGTTCTGCCAAGTAATGAAGGACGCGGATATGTCATTCGCCGTTTGCTCCGCCGTGCCGTACGTTACGGAAAAGTACTGGGACTGGACCGTCCATTCCTATATGAACTGACAACGACTGTTGGTGAAGTAATGGGGATGTACTACCCGGAAGTCGTGGACAAACAGGAGTTTATCGCTAAAGTGATCAAAACCGAGGAAGAGCGTTTCCACGAAACACTCACAGATGGTCTGGCTATTCTTGCGGATATCAGCGGCACAGCCAAGTCCGAAGGACGTACGGTTATTAGCGGGCCTGAAGCATTCAAACTATATGATACGTACGGTTTCCCGTTTGACCTGACAGAAGATTATGCAGCAGAGCATGGTCTGACGGTAGATCGTGAAGGTTTTGATGCTTCGATGCAGAAGCAGCGTGAGCTGGGACGTGCAGGACGCCAAGAAAGCGAGAGCATGAAGGTTCAAGGCGGACCGCTTGCCGATCTTGCGGTTAAAAGCGAGTTTGTTGGTTATAATGACCTGTTGACGGAAGCAAAAGTGGTAGCCATCGTTGCTGGTGACGCACTGGTAGACTCCGTAAGCGAAGGACAGACATGCCAGGTCATCCTTGATAAGACTCCGTTCTATGCGGAAAGTGGCGGACAAGTGAGTGACCAGGGCTTGCTGCGCGGAGCCAGTGTAACGGCGAAAGTGCAAGGTCTGTTCAAAGCTCCGCTGGGACAACACGTACATCTGGTGACTGTAGAGTCCGGTGAACTGCGTGTGGGTGATGTGATTAAAGCTGAAGTGGATGCGTCCAAACGCGGCGATATTATCAAAAACCATACCGCAACTCATTTGCTGCACAAAGCGCTCAAAGATGTGCTCGGAACGCATGTCAATCAGGCAGGATCACTCGTAGAGCCTCAACGTCTGCGCTTTGACTTCTCGCACTTCGGCAGCATTACGCCGGAAGAATTAACAGAGATCGAGCGTCAGGTAAACGAACAGATCTGGAATCGTCTGAACGTAAACATTGAACTGAAAGCTATTGATGAAGCTAAAGAAATGGGTGCAATGGCACTGTTCGGTGAAAAATACGGCGATATCGTACGTGTGGTACAAGTCGGAGACTATAGTTTGGAACTTTGTGGCGGCTGTCACGTAAACAATACATCAGAGATTGGTATCTTCAAGCTGGTGAGCGAGAGCGGAATCGGCTCCGGCGTACGTCGGATCGAAGCTGTGACTGGCCGTGGCGCGTATCTGTATGTAGAAAGTCAGCTTGAATTGCTCAAACAATCCGCATCCCTGCTCAAAGCAAATGTGGCGGATGTTCCTAAACGCATTGAAGGTTTGAATCAGCAATTGAAAGAAGCTGCGAGAGAGACTGAATCACTGCAAAGCAAACTGAGTGCCATGGAAGCAGGCGCATTGACAGATCAAGTGGTACAAGCAGGAAATACACAATTGCTTGCAGCTCGTGTGGATGCTCCGAACATGGATGCACTGCGTACAGTGGCTGATGAATTGAAAGTAAAACTGCCTAATGCAGTACTCGTACTGGGTGCTCCATCTGACGGCAAAGTGAATTTTGTTGTAGCTGTCCCTGCTGAACAAGTAAAACAAGGGCTGCATGCAGGTAAAATCGTCAAGGAAGTTGCGGCAGTATGCGGCGGCGGAGGTGGCGGACGTCCTGATATGGCGCAAGCCGGAGGCAAGGATGCAACCAAGCTGGATGAAGCGTTGAAACTGGCGGTTTCACTGGTTAGCGGGCATATTGCATAA
- the crcB gene encoding fluoride efflux transporter CrcB, with protein MIIWIGLAGMLGAVLRYSLGRWISGSLGTAFPWGTWVINISGSLLLGLLYGWHKSASIPEEVWVIWGTGFCGAYTTFSTFGYETLGLMGQERYLRAFIYVISSVLLGVAASFAGVWLAA; from the coding sequence ATGATCATCTGGATTGGACTTGCAGGAATGCTGGGTGCGGTGCTTCGCTACAGTTTGGGTCGATGGATATCCGGTTCGCTAGGAACGGCCTTCCCATGGGGGACATGGGTCATTAATATCAGTGGTTCTCTGTTACTTGGATTACTCTATGGCTGGCATAAGTCAGCTTCAATCCCGGAAGAAGTCTGGGTGATTTGGGGGACTGGATTTTGCGGAGCGTATACCACATTCTCTACATTTGGATATGAGACCCTTGGTTTGATGGGGCAGGAACGTTACTTAAGAGCATTTATATACGTCATCAGTTCGGTACTGCTGGGGGTTGCGGCTTCTTTTGCAGGAGTGTGGCTGGCTGCATAA
- a CDS encoding DUF1292 domain-containing protein — translation MTEYSREDLKWTDSLRLAFGAHVELEEENGKSHPYDLLAEFEVKGQQYAVLRSSLRPYDEVELLRVLPGSEGQIMPELVTIDDDDEWENISELYDECTLPIDED, via the coding sequence ATGACAGAATACAGCCGCGAAGACTTGAAATGGACAGATTCGCTGCGTCTGGCTTTTGGTGCTCACGTTGAGCTGGAAGAAGAGAACGGTAAATCGCATCCGTATGACCTGTTGGCTGAGTTTGAAGTGAAGGGCCAACAGTATGCGGTGCTCCGCAGTTCATTACGTCCTTATGACGAAGTTGAACTTCTGCGGGTTTTACCGGGAAGTGAAGGCCAGATCATGCCGGAATTAGTTACGATTGACGATGATGATGAGTGGGAGAACATCTCTGAACTGTATGATGAGTGTACACTCCCGATTGACGAAGATTGA
- the crcB gene encoding fluoride efflux transporter CrcB, protein MKEIFYIGIGGILGTLCRYGIQLWMPAANEGFPWAVMLINAIGSLFLGWFFTIAFPGKITPQLRLAIGTGFTGAFTTFSTFTLDMVRLSEGGMWGKAVIYLVVSVFAGLLLCALGIKVGQRMLSKPTQDGVAP, encoded by the coding sequence ATGAAAGAAATATTCTATATTGGAATCGGTGGAATTTTGGGTACATTATGCCGATATGGGATACAGTTATGGATGCCAGCAGCCAATGAGGGCTTTCCTTGGGCAGTGATGTTGATCAATGCCATCGGGAGCCTGTTTTTGGGTTGGTTCTTCACCATAGCTTTTCCAGGTAAAATAACGCCTCAACTTCGTCTTGCAATTGGTACGGGATTTACTGGGGCATTCACCACATTCTCCACCTTTACTCTCGATATGGTCCGTTTATCCGAGGGAGGAATGTGGGGGAAGGCTGTTATATACCTCGTTGTGAGTGTATTTGCAGGGTTATTGCTGTGTGCATTGGGGATTAAAGTTGGACAGCGAATGCTGAGTAAACCGACGCAGGATGGTGTTGCACCATGA
- a CDS encoding DUF1292 domain-containing protein, which yields MAEDQLGMEEESEIIYIADDEGNEEEFEVIMKFEVDGSEAKYMMVAPVEPEDGETDVYAFRYEEEGDDIKLFVIQDDAEWDIVEETFNTFLAEDEEEAN from the coding sequence ATGGCTGAAGATCAACTGGGTATGGAAGAAGAATCGGAGATTATTTACATTGCGGATGACGAGGGTAATGAAGAGGAATTCGAAGTCATCATGAAATTCGAAGTGGACGGTTCGGAGGCCAAGTACATGATGGTTGCTCCGGTTGAACCCGAAGATGGAGAGACGGATGTTTATGCATTCCGTTATGAAGAAGAGGGCGACGATATTAAACTTTTCGTCATCCAAGATGATGCCGAATGGGATATCGTCGAGGAGACGTTTAATACATTTCTTGCAGAAGATGAAGAGGAAGCGAACTAA
- a CDS encoding AI-2E family transporter, whose amino-acid sequence MEQLTKNKLFRYAIWLLLGLIILYFIWLLRPLLLHIYGFLKTVLAPFIVALIISYVLNPIVSMLGGRKVPRTIAVLLIYAFFLTCIGVILMNVIPVLIEQLEELNEHMPELSMRAQSLMNNMDHKLMPPSVRTGMNSWFFQMEDRLTQGITKLMDNIGTTINVLFNVFIVPFLIFYMLKDFEVFERTIVAYLPRSRRKAIVSVMKEIDTALGNYIRGQFIVCVIVGIFAYIGYMVIDMPYALLLASIVAVFNIVPYLGPFLGAAPAVVMASTVSFKMVLFVVIVNTLCQVLESNVISPQVVGRTLHLHPLSIIFALLVGGELAGIVGLILAVPVFAVLKVIVQHFFAYYIKRRTD is encoded by the coding sequence GTGGAGCAATTAACCAAAAACAAGCTGTTCCGTTATGCCATCTGGCTGCTACTCGGATTGATTATTCTATATTTTATATGGCTGCTGCGGCCATTACTGCTTCATATATATGGATTTTTGAAAACAGTGCTGGCACCATTTATCGTGGCCCTCATCATATCCTATGTTCTCAATCCGATTGTAAGCATGCTGGGAGGGCGCAAAGTCCCTCGAACCATTGCCGTGCTGTTAATCTATGCTTTTTTCCTCACCTGTATCGGGGTCATCCTGATGAATGTCATTCCGGTGTTGATTGAACAGTTGGAGGAACTGAACGAGCATATGCCTGAACTGTCGATGCGTGCTCAGAGTCTGATGAACAATATGGATCACAAATTGATGCCGCCAAGTGTGCGTACAGGTATGAACAGCTGGTTTTTCCAGATGGAGGATCGGCTGACCCAGGGGATCACGAAGCTGATGGATAATATCGGGACAACCATTAATGTGTTGTTCAACGTGTTTATCGTGCCATTTCTCATTTTCTATATGTTAAAAGATTTTGAGGTGTTCGAGCGTACGATTGTGGCGTACCTGCCCCGCTCACGGCGCAAGGCCATTGTTTCGGTTATGAAAGAGATTGACACGGCCTTGGGAAACTATATTCGCGGACAATTTATCGTCTGTGTGATTGTGGGCATCTTTGCCTACATTGGTTACATGGTCATTGATATGCCTTATGCACTGCTGCTCGCGAGCATTGTCGCTGTATTTAACATCGTGCCTTATTTGGGGCCGTTTCTTGGAGCTGCTCCTGCAGTGGTGATGGCGTCTACGGTATCGTTCAAAATGGTGCTTTTCGTTGTTATTGTGAACACACTGTGCCAGGTGCTGGAGAGCAACGTCATCTCCCCTCAGGTGGTAGGGCGGACTTTGCATTTACATCCGTTGTCGATTATCTTCGCGCTCCTTGTGGGAGGCGAACTGGCGGGCATAGTAGGTCTCATTCTAGCGGTGCCAGTTTTTGCTGTTCTGAAGGTCATTGTGCAGCACTTTTTTGCCTATTACATCAAAAGAAGAACGGACTAA
- the ruvX gene encoding Holliday junction resolvase RuvX: protein MKILGLDYGDRRIGVAASDAFGWTAQGLEVLERRRDEGEFVRIAELVREHEIGEIVVGLPKNMNGTVGPRGEICIAFADRLRGELNLPVHLWDERLTTMAAERTLLEADVSRKKRKQVVDKMAASLILQNYLDANSKR from the coding sequence ATGAAAATATTAGGTTTGGACTATGGGGACCGAAGAATCGGAGTTGCCGCTAGTGACGCCTTCGGTTGGACTGCCCAGGGATTGGAAGTACTTGAACGCCGCCGGGATGAAGGTGAGTTCGTTCGGATTGCTGAACTTGTGCGTGAGCATGAGATTGGCGAGATCGTAGTCGGACTTCCCAAAAACATGAACGGCACCGTAGGGCCGCGTGGTGAAATATGCATCGCTTTTGCCGACCGCCTGCGGGGCGAACTGAATTTACCTGTTCACCTTTGGGATGAACGGCTGACAACCATGGCAGCAGAACGAACGTTGCTTGAAGCGGATGTCAGTCGCAAAAAACGCAAGCAGGTTGTGGACAAAATGGCCGCAAGCTTGATTTTGCAAAATTATTTGGATGCCAATAGTAAAAGGTGA
- a CDS encoding IreB family regulatory phosphoprotein, translating to MDSMDKTVKFNVKADEQEASSKEILLTVYDALVDKEYNPINQIVGYLISGDPAYIPRHNNARSLVRKKERDELIEELVRSYLANHR from the coding sequence ATGGACTCCATGGATAAGACGGTTAAATTTAATGTGAAAGCCGACGAGCAGGAAGCATCCTCCAAAGAGATTCTTCTCACGGTATATGATGCACTGGTGGATAAGGAGTATAATCCTATTAACCAGATTGTCGGGTATCTGATTTCTGGAGACCCCGCATACATCCCTCGTCACAACAATGCACGCAGTCTGGTCCGTAAAAAAGAGCGCGATGAGCTGATTGAAGAGCTTGTTCGTTCTTATCTGGCCAATCACCGGTAA
- a CDS encoding replication-associated recombination protein A — MDLFSFQQDSEPQARLLADRMRPERLDEYIGQEHIIGPGKLLRRAIEADQISSILLYGPPGCGKTTLAHIISQHTQGQFVRLNAVDASVKDVREVIEQAQTNKQLYGTKTILFLDEVHRFNSSRQDALLPAVEKGTIIFIGATTENPFHYVNGALMSRSTLFQLESLNKEHSLIAMRRALTDVDKGLGFMDLQADEEALEHIATMANGDIRRALNALELAALTTPPEKDGSIHITLDVAEESIRRPIVKADESTQYDVLSAFHKSIRGSSDAALFWFLYAVEKLGMDPMTFIRRLIAASSEDIGLANPQAMTQAIGALDAYRNNGWPEAKLNIAQAILFAVESPKSNAVYTAISKAMNAIDEVKSAEVPLHLRDTHYSGAVKLGHEGYQYPHNYPGHYVKQEYLPKQLSRRIFYEATEQGNESKIRLNQQRRREL, encoded by the coding sequence ATGGATTTATTTTCGTTTCAGCAAGATTCAGAACCTCAAGCAAGACTGCTCGCTGACCGCATGCGGCCAGAGCGTCTTGATGAATATATTGGGCAAGAACACATTATTGGACCGGGGAAATTGCTTCGGCGCGCTATCGAAGCGGATCAGATCTCGTCTATCTTGCTTTATGGTCCTCCGGGATGTGGCAAGACGACACTGGCACATATTATTTCCCAGCATACCCAAGGACAGTTCGTCCGTCTGAATGCAGTGGATGCTTCCGTCAAAGATGTACGTGAAGTCATCGAGCAGGCGCAAACGAACAAGCAGTTGTACGGAACAAAAACCATTTTGTTCCTCGACGAAGTACACCGCTTTAATAGTTCACGTCAGGATGCACTGCTGCCTGCAGTAGAGAAGGGCACGATCATTTTTATCGGTGCAACGACAGAGAATCCCTTTCATTATGTGAATGGGGCCTTGATGAGCCGTTCCACGCTGTTTCAGCTGGAGTCTTTGAACAAAGAGCATTCCCTGATTGCGATGCGCCGGGCACTGACGGATGTGGATAAAGGTTTGGGATTCATGGATCTGCAGGCAGACGAGGAGGCATTGGAGCATATTGCGACGATGGCAAATGGCGATATTCGGCGTGCGCTGAACGCCTTGGAACTTGCTGCACTGACTACACCGCCAGAGAAGGACGGCTCGATTCACATTACGCTTGATGTAGCTGAAGAATCTATTCGTCGTCCGATTGTGAAGGCAGATGAATCGACACAATATGATGTATTATCGGCATTTCATAAAAGCATCCGGGGTTCCAGTGATGCAGCACTGTTCTGGTTTTTGTATGCGGTAGAGAAGCTGGGCATGGACCCGATGACGTTTATACGTCGTCTGATTGCAGCGAGCAGTGAAGATATTGGACTTGCGAATCCGCAAGCGATGACCCAGGCCATTGGGGCGCTGGATGCTTATCGCAATAATGGCTGGCCTGAAGCCAAGCTGAACATTGCCCAAGCAATCCTGTTTGCTGTTGAAAGTCCGAAGTCCAATGCGGTGTACACTGCGATCTCGAAAGCGATGAATGCCATTGATGAGGTGAAATCGGCTGAAGTCCCTCTTCATCTGAGGGATACCCATTATTCCGGTGCAGTGAAGCTGGGACATGAAGGCTACCAATACCCGCACAATTATCCGGGCCATTATGTGAAGCAGGAATATTTACCGAAACAGCTCTCACGCCGTATTTTCTATGAAGCAACGGAACAAGGCAATGAATCGAAGATTCGTCTAAACCAGCAGCGGCGCAGAGAGCTGTAA